TTGCCGTGGAAAGCATAGGAGCGCAGCTTTTCCATCATGGCATCGTCATTGGTGAACATGGCGCCGCCGTCACCGTAACAGCCGAGCGGTTTTGCCGGATAGAAACTGGTTGCCGCGGCATGGCCAAAGGACCCGCAACGGCCGGCAGGGGTCTTGCCGCCAATGCTTTGTGCAGCATCCTCCAGCATCAGCAGGCCGAATTTGTTACAGACGGCATTGATCGCCGGGTAATCGGCAGGCGTGCCGAACAGATCAACCGGAAGCACAGCCTTCGGATTAAGGCGGCCCTCCGCGCGAATGGCGACGATGGTTTCTTCAAGATGGACCGGATCGATATTGTATGTCTCGTGCGAGACTTCCACGAAGACAGGGGTTGCACCGGTCAGTGCCACGACTTCAGCCGTTGCGGCAAATGTGAATGACGGCACGAAGACCGCGTCTCCCGGGCCGATCTTCCAGGCCATGAGCGGGATCAGAAGCGCATCGGTGCCATTGGCGCATGCGATTGCGTGCTTGACGCCCACATAGTCGGCAATCTTTTCCTCGAATTCCGACACTTCCGGTCCGAGAATATAACGGCCTTCGCTGAGAACCTTGGAGACTGCCTTTTCAAGACGATCGCCAATGCGCGCCCTTTGCGCAGCAAGATCGATAAACTGCATGTTTGCTTCAGTCCCCCTGCGGTCGCACTGATGGTGGTCCGGAATAGGCCGGTCGCCCGACAGTGCCTAAAAAAGAGTATTGTGGACATTCGGACCCCAACATGCCGAATGTCCACACTCTCACCGACAATAACGTCAAATCCCTTTGAATCTAGCTAATACGCTGTCATTGCACATATTTCTACCCCTTGACCATCACACAAAGGCGCAGTTTGTAACCGCAGGTGATCGGTATTTTTTGGGTGATTTGCGCCGCAAATCGCCAATCAGTCGTGGCTTACAGTGCCCGTCGAGAGGATTTTGATGACGGCGAGGCCGTCGTCAACCGGCGTGCGGGAGGGTTTGCCTTCGGCAATACACGCGATGAAATGGGCGCATTCACGTGTCAGCGGAAGCCCGTCCGCGATGTCGATAAAGCGCGGCTCGGCCGTCTCAAACTCCAGGCCGTTGTCACCCTTCCAGACCTGGTGGTCATAAACAGCGAGCTTTTCCTGCCATGGCGCGACATCATCAAACACAGCCATCGCCTTGTCGCCGATCACCGTCAGGCGGCGCTCGCGGTAGGGGTTCAGGCGCGAGGCAAAGACATGTGAGCGGATGCCGCCCGGGAAGCTCAGATGCAAATGGGCAAAATCGCTCAAGTGATCGAGGACAGCCGCCCCTTCGCCACGGATATCGGCGGGTTCCTCGCCGGTAAGCGCCAGAATCAGCGACAAGTCATGGGGGGCGATATCCCAAAGCGCATCGTTTTCGGTGTGAAACCTGCCG
This portion of the Hoeflea prorocentri genome encodes:
- a CDS encoding DegT/DnrJ/EryC1/StrS family aminotransferase, whose amino-acid sequence is MQFIDLAAQRARIGDRLEKAVSKVLSEGRYILGPEVSEFEEKIADYVGVKHAIACANGTDALLIPLMAWKIGPGDAVFVPSFTFAATAEVVALTGATPVFVEVSHETYNIDPVHLEETIVAIRAEGRLNPKAVLPVDLFGTPADYPAINAVCNKFGLLMLEDAAQSIGGKTPAGRCGSFGHAAATSFYPAKPLGCYGDGGAMFTNDDAMMEKLRSYAFHGKGESQYDNIHVGINSRLDTIQAAILLEKLAIFDEELEARQNVAAYYSENLKDHVRVPHTPEGMVSAWAQFAIETVDRDALKATLAERDIPSVIYYVKPLHQQPAYAHHPKGPGELTVTEQLPNSILCLPMHPYLQRSDQDRIIETIIEFASSRQAVAAE
- a CDS encoding Gfo/Idh/MocA family protein, coding for MKSKPAVAVIGCGYWGRNHVRTLSELGALYAVCDEDKIRAADLAGQFGVASMDMEDVLSSSDIDAVVLALPPQFHAPMALKIIAAGKHLLIEKPIALTVEDASAVVEAAAKTDLTVMTGHVLRFHPAFEALERMVLEGKLGHIQYIHSHRVGLGRFHTENDALWDIAPHDLSLILALTGEEPADIRGEGAAVLDHLSDFAHLHLSFPGGIRSHVFASRLNPYRERRLTVIGDKAMAVFDDVAPWQEKLAVYDHQVWKGDNGLEFETAEPRFIDIADGLPLTRECAHFIACIAEGKPSRTPVDDGLAVIKILSTGTVSHD